Within Streptomyces roseirectus, the genomic segment TCCTCCGCCGACGGATGCCCGGTGACGTCGACGACCCGCCCGGCACCGAGCCGCACGCCCCGGTCGTAGTAGTAGTGCGCCCGCAGCAGGACGACGACGTCCTCGCCGGCCGCCTCGCAGAACTCCCCGAGATCCAGGCCGGGTTCGAAACCGGCGTGGTAGTCGCGGTGCGTCGGGGCGTACAGGACGGCCGTCTTGCCGTCCGGGACGCCCAACGCCCGCCGGAGCGCGGCGACTTGGTCAGCGGTCGCGGTGTAGAAGACGTCGTTGCGCGGATAGCCGTACTCCAGGTGCTCGTACGAGCCGGGGAAGGCGCGCTCCCAGACCTGGGTGGAGTGGGAGTTGGCCGACAGGTTGAAGTCCCAGCGGTCCACCTTGCGCATCAGGTGGGTGTAGCTGCCGGTGACCGAGGCGACCACCGGGTACGTCGCCTGGTCGACGCCCATCGTCTTCAGGGGCGTGCCGTGCTGCGTCTGGAGGTGGACCGCGCCCTCGCGTTTCACCACGCTCGCCGCGAAGTTGGCGTTGTTCACCAGGTACGTCGCGCGGGCCAGCAGCTCCCCGGCGCGGCGGCTGCCGAGTGTCGCGTGCTCGACGCCCTCGGGGACGGCGCTCTCGCGGCCCGGCTCGACCAGGAACACCGACCTGATGTGCGGGGCGAGTTGGACGGCCTTGGCGTGGATCGCGGCCGGGTTGCAGGCGTAGCCCCGGCCCCAGTAGGCGCAGTACACCGCCAAGTGGGGGTCCAGCGGAGGCGGTTGGGGTGTGCGCTTCGGGAGCGGGAGGCGGGGCGGCTTGATCGCCGACACCTTGTGGTGCGTTCGCCGCATCGCCCGGAACAGGGCGAACGCGCCGAACCGCAGCAGCACGTGCTGCACCCCGAGGCTCCCGCCCGGCCTGCGGAAACCGGCGGGCAGGTAGCGCCGGTACATCCGTCCCGCCCGCCGGAAGAACGCCCGGCGCCGCCACCCCGTCAACCGGTCCGGATGCGCGGCCGTCTTGAGGACGGTGGCGAAGAGCTGCCCGAACAGCGGCCTCAACCGCTCGGCGGGCAGCCGGAGTTCGACCGCCCGCCACAGCACCAGCTCGGCCTGGTCCAGGAGCTGGAGGTGGTGCTCGCCCGGCAGGTTCAGCCGCCCGCCCTGCCGGCGCAGCAGATGCCGTACGACCACCTCGCGCAGCAACGCGACCCGCTCGGCGTGCAGAGCGGCCAGCCCCCCGAAACCGATGTCGGTGAAGTGACCGTCGGGGAACGTGATCTGATGCGCGATCAGAAACTCCCGCCGGTATACCGCGCTCCACGCCGGCTGCTCCACCCCGGTGAGATGCGGGGCCTGCGCCGGGGCGAACACCCCCTTCGGCGCCCGGAGTTTGGCCGTCGGGTTGGACGGCTCGCCCTCCCACCAGGGCAGGCGCTCGTGCTCGGCGTGCAGGACGTCCACCTCGCCGGTCTCCGCCAGCCGCGCGGCCACGGCGGCGAGGGCGTCCGGCGCCAGACGGTCGTCCCCGTCGAGGAACAGCACATACGCCCCGCGCGCCGTGCGGAGACCGGTGTTGCGGGCCCCGGACAGCCCGGCGGACGGCGGGGAGTGGACCAGGCAGAGCCGGGCGTCCCGCTCGGCGTACCCGGCCACCACGGTCGCGGCCGGGCAGCCGGGGCCGTCGCACACCACGACCACCTCGACGTCCCGGAAACGCTGGGCGAGGACGGAGTCCAGCGCGAGGGAGAGCCGGCCCGCGACACCGTGGGACGGGACGACGACGCTGAACCGGGGCGGGCACGCGTCCGCCACCTCAACGC encodes:
- a CDS encoding bifunctional glycosyltransferase/CDP-glycerol:glycerophosphate glycerophosphotransferase; this encodes MADACPPRFSVVVPSHGVAGRLSLALDSVLAQRFRDVEVVVVCDGPGCPAATVVAGYAERDARLCLVHSPPSAGLSGARNTGLRTARGAYVLFLDGDDRLAPDALAAVAARLAETGEVDVLHAEHERLPWWEGEPSNPTAKLRAPKGVFAPAQAPHLTGVEQPAWSAVYRREFLIAHQITFPDGHFTDIGFGGLAALHAERVALLREVVVRHLLRRQGGRLNLPGEHHLQLLDQAELVLWRAVELRLPAERLRPLFGQLFATVLKTAAHPDRLTGWRRRAFFRRAGRMYRRYLPAGFRRPGGSLGVQHVLLRFGAFALFRAMRRTHHKVSAIKPPRLPLPKRTPQPPPLDPHLAVYCAYWGRGYACNPAAIHAKAVQLAPHIRSVFLVEPGRESAVPEGVEHATLGSRRAGELLARATYLVNNANFAASVVKREGAVHLQTQHGTPLKTMGVDQATYPVVASVTGSYTHLMRKVDRWDFNLSANSHSTQVWERAFPGSYEHLEYGYPRNDVFYTATADQVAALRRALGVPDGKTAVLYAPTHRDYHAGFEPGLDLGEFCEAAGEDVVVLLRAHYYYDRGVRLGAGRVVDVTGHPSAEEVCLAADVLVTDYSSIMFDYANLDRPIVVYAPDWEVYAETRGVYLDLPAQPPGPVARTPEELARVFAEKAYASGESAALRAEFRARFCEFDDGRAAERVVRRVLLGEPPEALPPVIPLAERTPAPSVRS